From a region of the Sphaerodactylus townsendi isolate TG3544 linkage group LG16, MPM_Stown_v2.3, whole genome shotgun sequence genome:
- the B3GALT6 gene encoding beta-1,3-galactosyltransferase 6, whose product MKLLRLLCRHKTALGLGGLSLFGVVLLYLAKCTSEGLKPSQGWGMPHQQPPARIGGVGGLHPLAAVLPPPPPEETAFLAVLVASGPKYTERRSIIRSTWLSAAGRAPPGDIWCRFVVGTGGLSGEELHTLELEQSRHRDLLLLPDLRDSYENLTAKVLAMYVWLDQHLDFRFVLKADDDTFVRLDVLVEELKTKEPRRLYWGFFSGRGRVKSGGKWKENAWLLCDYYLPYALGGGYVISADLVHFLRLSQDYLNVWQSEDVSLGAWLAPVDLKRVHDPRFDTEYKSRGCNNKYIVTHKQGIEDMLEKHQTLAKEGKLCKEEIKLRLSYAYDWNVPPSQCCQRKDGIP is encoded by the coding sequence ATGAAGCTCCTCCGCCTCCTTTGTCGCCACAAGACGGCTCTGGGCCTGGGTGGCCTGTCGCTCTTTGGGGTGGTGCTCCTCTACCTGGCCAAGTGCACCTCAGAAGGCCTCAAGCCCTCCCAAGGGTGGGGGATGCCACATCAGCAACCTCCGGCCCGCATCGGCGGTGTTGGTGGTCTACATCCACTGGCTGcggtcctgcctcctcctcctcctgaggagACCGCATTCTTGGCTGTCCTGGTGGCCAGTGGTCCCAAATACACTGAGAGACGTAGCATCATCCGCAGCACGTGGCTCTCGGCAGCTGGCCGGGCCCCTCCCGGTGACATTTGGTGCCGCTTTGTGGTGGGCACTGGTGGTTTGAGCGGGGAGGAGCTTCATACCTTGGAACTGGAACAGAGCCGTCATCGCGACCTCTTGCTCCTTCCCGACCTTCGTGACTCCTATGAGAATCTGACTGCCAAAGTCTTGGCTATGTATGTCTGGCTTGACCAGCACCTGGATTTTCGCTTTGTCCTCAAGGCAGACGACGACACATTTGTCCGACTAGACGTCCTTGTAGAGGAACTCAAAACCAAGGAGCCACGCCGTCTCTACTGGGGCTTTTTCTCTGGGCGGGGACGTGTGAAATCAGGGGGCAAATGGAAAGAAAACGCGTGGCTCCTTTGTGACTACTACCTGCCTTATGCCCTTGGTGGTGGCTACGTGATCTCAGCCGACTTGGTGCACTTTTTGCGTCTGAGCCAAGACTATCTCAACGTATGGCAGAGTGAAGATGTCTCCTTGGGTGCCTGGCTGGCGCCTGTGGACCTGAAAAGGGTCCACGACCCTCGTTTTGACACGGAGTATAAATCGCGAGGCTGCAACAACAAGTACATTGTCACTCATAAGCAGGGCATTGAGGACATGTTGGAGAAACATCAGACTCTGGCCAAAGAAGGGAAGCTCTGCAAAGAAGAGATCAAGCTCAGACTGTCTTATGCATATGACTGGAATGTGCCTCCTTCGCAGTGCTGTCAAAGGAAAGATGGCATCCCTTGA
- the SDF4 gene encoding 45 kDa calcium-binding protein: MVSKRAFVCSLGSIYLSLLFVFLLMDVYARPANSSVLKEKAADSKDENEILPPDHLNGVKMEMDGHLNKEFHQEVFLGKEMEEFDEDSEPRRNRRKLMVIFAKVDQNKDKKVSAKEMQRWIMEKTEEHFQEAVEENKMHFRAVDPDGDGHVSWDEYKIKFLASKGFNEKEVAEKIKNNEELKIDEETQEVLDNLKDRWYQADNPPADLLLNEEEFLSFLHPEHSRGMLKFMVKEIVRDLDQDGDKKLTLSEFISLPVGTVENQQAQDIDDDWVKDRKKEFEEVIDADHDGIVTMEELEEYMDPMNEYNALNEAKQMIAVADENQNHHLELEEILKYSEYFTGSKLMDYARNVHEEF, encoded by the exons ATGGTTTCGAAGCGGGCTTTCGTCTGCAGCCTGGGCTCCATCTACTTGTccctcctctttgttttcttgCTCATGGACGTCTACGCCCGGCCAGCCAACAGCTCCGTCTTGAAAGAGAAAGCAGCCGACAGCAAAGACGAGAACGAGATCCTGCCCCCGGACCACTTGAACGGGGTCAAGATGGAGATGGACGGGCATCTAAATAAGGAGTTCCACCAGGAGGTCTTCTTagggaaggagatggaagagTTTGATGAAGATTCAGAGCCGCGGAGAAACAGAAGGAAACTGATGGTTATCTTCGCAAA AGTAGACCAGAACAAGGACAAGAAGGTCAGTGCGAAGGAGATGCAGCGCTGGATCATGGAGAAGACTGAGGAGCACTTCCAGGAGGCTGTGGAAGAGAACAAAATGCACTTCAGAGCGGTGGATCCAGATGGAGACG GTCACGTGTCCTGGGACGAGTACAAAATCAAGTTTCTGGCAAGCAAAGGGTTTAACGAGAAGGAGGTAGCCGAAAAGATCAAGAATAACGAGGAGCTTAAAATAGACGAGGAAA CACAGGAAGTCCTCGACAACTTGAAGGATCGCTGGTATCAAGCTGACAACCCACCTGCAGACCTCCTGCTGAACGAGGAGGAGTTCCTGTCCTTTCTCCATCCGGAGCACAGCAGAGGGATGCTGAAGTTCATGGTCAAGGAGATCGTCCGAGATCTGG ATCAAGACGGTGACAAGAAGCTGACTCTTTCTGAGTTCATCTCCTTGCCCGTCGGCACTGTGGAGAACCAGCAAGCCCAGGACATCGACGACGACTGGGTGAAAGACCGGAAGAAGGAGTTTGAGGAAGTCATTGACGCAGATCACGATGGCATCGTCACCATGGAGGAGTTAGAG GAGTACATGGACCCCATGAACGAGTACAACGCCCTGAACGAAGCCAAGCAAATGATCGCTGTGGCGGATGAGAACCAAAACCACCACCTGGAGCTGGAGGAGATTTTGAAATACAGCGAATATTTCACGGGCAGCAAGCTGATGGACTACGCCCGGAACGTCCACGAGGAATTCTGA